DNA from Flavobacteriales bacterium:
CCGCCCACGCGAAGTCGTGCACGTCCTTGGCGACGAAGCGCCAAGTGAGGCGCGTGCCCTCCGGGCGCTTCACCGGCTTGCGGCTGGGGTAGCCGTGGCCGATCCGCTCGGGGTTCTGCAGCACGCCGGTGGCCGCCACGGTGTAGGCGCTGTCGAGCGTGAGCTTCACGTCGAAATCGCCCCACACCCCGTGGAACTCCCGGCCCACGTAAGGGATGGCGTGCCAGCCGCGGTGGTCGTACTCGGCCAGCTTGGGGTACCACTGCGCCATGCTGTAGGCCACGCCCTCGGCATTGTCGCGGCCGCTGCGCCGGATCTGCACGGGCACCTGGCCGCGGAAGGCGAAGGCCAGCGCGGTGGTGCGCCCCGGCAGGAGCGGCTCCGGCAGCACGGCGCGCAGCACCGTGCCCAGATGCTCCAGCGCCACCGGCTTGCCGCCCTGCTCCATGCGCTCCACCACCAGTTCGCCCATCTCCTCGGGCTTCAGCTGGGCGATGCGGTCGCGCACCCGCGGGTCGGGGTCGGCGATGGTGCGCGAGCGCACATCCATCTCGCTGCCGGGCCGGAAGGCGTTGAAGTAGAGGTGGAAGAAGAGCTCGCGCAGGGTGTCGGGGCTGTTGTTGGTGTAGGCCAGCGCCGTGGTGCCGGTGTAGCGATGGGTGGCATCGTCGAGGGTGACGGCCATGTCGTACTTCACGCGCTGCTGCCAGCGGTCGCATTGGGCCGTGGCCGCAAAGGCCAGGGCCAGGGCCCCCAGGAGGGCGGCCGAACGGAAGGGAACGGGCATGGTGCAAAGGAACGGCGCATGCCGGAAGCCGCCGCCCCCGCGCCACGGACCGCAGGGAACGACGCAGAAGGCGTGCACCGCGCCGCCGATGGCCGGCATCCTGACGATCTGTCGCGGCCCCGGGCTTGGCAATGATGTTGCTTTGCATCCGCAAAACCTGGAAACGCGATGATGGAGGGCAATCCCATGATGGGCGCATACCTGATCGGTATGGTGATCATGGCCGTGAGCTGGCTGGTGAGCCAGCAATTGAAGAGCCGGTTCGAGAAGTACAGCCGCACCCCGCTGGCCAACGGCATGAGCGGGCGCGAGGTGGCCGAGCGCATGCTGCGCGACCATGGCATCAGCGGCGTGCGCGTGGTGAGCGTGCCGGGCGCGCTCACCGACCACTACAACCCGGCCAACCGCACGGTGAACCTGAGCGAGCCGGTGTACCATGCGCGCAACGCCGCCGCCGCCGCCGTGGCTGCCCACGAGTGCGGGCACGCCGTGCAGCACGCCACGGCCTACCGCTGGCTCACCATGCGCAGCAAGCTGGTACCGGTGGTGAGCGTGGCCTCGCAATGGATGCAATGGGTGCTGCTCGGCGGCATCCTCCTGCTCAACACCTTCCCGCAGCTGCTGCTGGCCGGCATCGTGCTCTTCGCCATGACCACGCTGTTCAGCATCATCACCCTGCCGGTGGAGTACGATGCAAGCAACCGCGCCCTGGCCTGGATCAAGCGCAACGGCATCGTCACCGCCGGCGAATACGCCCTGAGCGCCGATGCGCTGAAGTGGGCCGCCCGCACCTACGTGGTGGCCGCCATCGGCTCCATCGCCACGCTCCTGTACTACGTGATGATCTTCATGGGCCGCCGCCGCGACTGACCGCGCAGGGCCCGTGCACGCGAAGCCCCGGCGGTTGGCCGGGGCTTCGCGGCCATCAGTAGCGGCGCCGCCGCGCGGTTGTGCGGATGCCCAGCACGCCCAGCAGGCCGCGGGTGAGCTCGCGCACGATGGTGTTGCCCACCTGGCGCGCCATGGGGTTCTTCGTCATCTTCTCCAAGGTGCCTGGCTCGGGTTTGGCGGCGCGCTTCGGCTCGGGGGGCGCGGGCGCATCGGCCTCCCTGCCCTGCATCCGCTTCTCCAGAAGCTCGAAGGCGCTCTCCCGGTCAATCTCCTCGTTGTAGGTCCGCGCTAGGGCGCTGCGGGCCACCAGCCCATCGATCTCCAGCGGGCTGAGCACATCCATGCGGCTCACCGGCGCCCGCAGCAGCGTGTGGGCCAGCGGCGTGGGCGTGCCCTTCTCGCTGAGGGCGGTTACCAGCGCCTCCCCGATGCCGAGGGAGGTGATGAGCTCCTCCACATCGTAAAAGGGCGTGATGGGGTAGTTCTGCGCGGTCTTCCTGATGGTAGTGCGATCCTTGGCGGTGAAGGCGCGCAGGGCGTGCTGCACCTTGAGGCCGAGCTGGCCGAGCACGCTCTCGGGCACATCGCTGGGGTCCTGCGTGCAGAAGTAGACGCCCACGCCTTTCGAGCGGATGAGCTTGATGATGGTCTCGATCTGCTCGAGCAGGGCCTTCGTGGCGGTGCTGAAGATCAGGTGCGCCTCGTCGATGAAGAGCACCAGCTTGGGCTTATCGGGATCGCCCACCTCGGGGAAGGTGCTGTAGATCTCGGCCAGCAGGCAGAGCATGAAGGTGCTGAAGAGGCGCGGGCGGTCCTGGATGTCGGTGAGGCGCACGATGTGCACCACGCCCTTCCCGTCCCGCAGCTCCAGCAGGTCGTTCACGTCGAAGCTGCGCTCGCCGAAGAAACGGTCGGCGCCCTGCTGCTCGATCTCGATGAGCTTGCGCAGGATGATGTTCACCGTAGAGCCGCTCACCTGCCCGTACACCTTGCGGATCTCCTCCTTGCCCTCATCGGTCACGAACTGCAGCACGCGCCGCAGGTCCTTCAGATCCAATAACGGCAGGCCGTGGTCGTCGCAGTACTTGAAGACGAGGGCCAGCACGCTCTGCTGGGTATCGTTCAGTTCCAGGATGCGTCCCAGCAGCACGGGGCCGAACTCGCTCACCGTGGCGCGCAGGCGGGCGCCGGGCTCCTTGCTCAGGGAGAGCAGCTCCACCGGCAGGCCCTGCGGGGCGTACGGGATGCCGAGCTTGGCATGGCGCGCCTCGATCTTCTCATTGCCCGCACCCGGCGCGGCGATCCCGCTCAGGTCGCCCTTCACATCCATGAGCAGCGATGGCACCCCGTGCAGCGACAGCTGCTCGGCGAGCACCTGCAGGGTCTTGGTCTTGCCGCTGCCGGTGGCCCCGCAGATGAGGCCGTGGCGGTTCATGGTGCGCAGCGGCACCTTCACGGTGCAGCCGGGCGGCACCTCACCGTGGAACAGCGCTCCGCCCAGCTCGATGCTGCCCCCCTTGAAGGCATTGCCCTCGGAGATGGCACGGATGAATTCGTCGCGATCGCTCATGGCGCCAAGATCGCACCCGATCGCAATGGCGGCATCAGTCCTTGCCGAAGAGCTTGCCCAGACCGCCCAGCTTCCCGGCCGCGCCGCTGAGCAGGTCCTTGCCACCGCCGCCGAGCAGCCCGGAGAGCAGATTCTTGTTGCCGCCCACCTTCTCGGTCACCAGCTGCGTGAGCACGGGCATCACCAGATCCTTGATGGAGCCGGCCTTCGCGGCATCGAAGCCGAGCGGGCCCGTGAGCTTGCCCAGGAAGGACTCGCCCATGCTGCCCAGCAGCGCCGAGCCGTGCGCATCGTTGGCATCCTTGCTGAACAGGTTGAGCGCAGCGCTCAGGTCCAGGCCCTGGCCCATGCCCTCCTTCACGCTGTCGCCAGCGGCGTTCACGATGCCGTCCACCTTTGAGGGGTCGACGCCGAGCTTGCCGGTGAGCTCGCCTTGGAGCTTCGCCTTCAACTGGGGGATGATCTGGTCGAGCATGGTCGTTCGTGTTGATGATCCGGGATTGGGGTGGTGAAGCTACGGTATGCCGGAGGCAATCCGCCGCCGGACGAACCGGGACGCCCTTCCGCCTGTTGCCCTCCGGTGCTCATCCTCAACATCAGCTACAACGACTTGCGGGTGAAGCGCGCCCTGGAGGCCGTGTGCGGCCCGCCCTTCGGCTTCTGGGCGGGCATCCGGCGCGGCGGCACCGGCTCGGCGCGCTTCCGCCTGGAGCAGGGCCCGCCCGCGCTGCTGGAAGCCGTGGACCGCGCGGACGATCGCGGCTACTGCAGCCTGGAGGTGCGGCCCAAGGGACTGGTGATCCGCTTCCGGTCGCGGCTGGAGACCTTGGCCATCCCCATCGCGCTGGAGGACCTGCGCGAGGCGGTGCTGGGCAGCCCGGGTGGAACGCCGCGCGCGCCGCTGCTCATCGCGCTCCGCTCCGGCGAGCGCTTGCACTTCAGCCTCCATCGCGAGCAATTGGGCAGCCTGCACCGCCTGCTGCGGGGCGCGCTGCCGGCCGACCGCCTGCGCCTGAGCGCGGCCAGCGCGCTGGCGGCTACTTGAAGGAGATGCGGTCGACCGCGAAGCGGCCGCTGCCGGTGAACAGCAGCGCCACGAAGGCGAAGAGGTACACCAGCGCCAGCTCCTTCTCCCCGAACGAGGCGTCGCCCTTCACCATGAAGGCGATCACCGCCATGCCGATGATCAGCGGGATCACCGCCAGGCGCGTCCACAGGCCCAGCACCACGAGCGCCGCGCACAGCACCTCGGCCAGGATGATGAGCACCAGCGAGATGGCGCTGCCCAGCCCGAAGGGATCGGCGAAGCTGTCCATGCGCTCGCTGAAGTGCATGAGCTTGGGCCAGCCGTGCTGCCAGAGCATGGTGCCCCCGGCGGTGAGGCGCAGGAAGAGGTAGCCGAAGTCCTCCGAGATGGGTTCGCTGTTGAGCAGCATGGGGAATGGTGGAATCGGGTGCGGTGGCGGGCGGTGGTTCGAAGCGCGGACGGCGGGCCGTTGCAAGGCCGTGGGCGCAAGCGCCGTTCGCCAAGGCAAAATGAAGCCACGGGAAGCGGACCAGCCAGGCCGGCGGCGCCCACTTATCCACCTGCCCATGGGAACTTTCCCCTGGCGGATCCCGTTGCAGGGTCCGCCATGAGGACCTTGACCGCTCCCTTGCTGCTGGCCGCCTCCGCCCTCTGCGCTCAGGCTGACCAGCCCATGCTGGCCGGCATGACCGCCATGCGGCAGCAGGACCACACCGCCGCTGAGCAGGCCTTCTCCAAGGCCGTCGCCGCCGCGCCCGCCGACCTGAAGGCCTGGTACTACCGCGCCGTGAACCGCATCGGCATGGGCGACCTGGACGGGGCCCTGCAGGACCTGGACCAGGCCCTGGCCATCGACCCGCTCGACGCGCACAGCCTGCTCCGCCGCGCCGAGGTGCGCTCGCGCCAGGGCGCCGACCTCGCCGCCACCGCCGATCTGCGCCGCGTGCTGGCTGCCCGCCCCACGGGCCCGGCCGCCGAGCATGCCCTGCTGCACCTGGGCCATTTCGCCATGGGCCGCCGCGACTATGCGGAGGCGCGGGCCCTCTACGACCGCCTCATCGCCATCGCCCCCTACAACGCCTTCGGCTGGTGCGACCGGGGCATCGCCCTCGCCGCCATGCACCAGCACGACGAGGCCCTGGACGACCTGGACCGCGCCGTAGAGCTCGACCCCACGCTCGACCAGGCGCATGTGCAGCGCGCCCTCGTCCTCTTCCGCATGGACCGCAAGCAGGAGGCATGCGCCGCCCTGCACCAAGCCCATGACCTCGGCGACCGATCCGTGGAGGAGATGCTTCTCATCCACTGCGAATAACCGGCTTCCTGTGCCGACAGCCCGAACGGACCCTCGGGCGGTGACGGGGCTTCCGCGAGGAGGCCCCGCTGCTTTACGGATCACTCCTTCACCACGCGCGCATCGAAGCGCTGCCCCTCGGCGACGGCCACCACCGTGTAGAGGCCCGCGGCATGGCCGGTGAGGTCGATCGCATGCAGCCGGCCGGCTGCGCCCCGGCGCTCCATCACGGGCCGGCCCTGGGCATCGAAGATGCGGAGGTCAACCCGTGCGCTCTCCGGCACGCGCAGCAGCAGGCTGCAGGGGCCGGCGGTGGGCGACGGATAGAGGCGATGCGTGCTGCGGTTGAGCTGGTCGAAGCGCACGCGCTTCACCGAGCTGCGCCCCTCCGCCGCGAACGCGATGCGGTAGTGCAGGGTGCTCAGCTCCGGCGGGTCGGCATCGGCCCAGCTGTAGGGCACCGGAACAGCTGGGTCGCCGCAGAGCCCCTCAAGGCGGTGCACCGTCTCGAATCGCTCGCCGTCGGTGGAGCGCTCCACCGCGCTGCCGTCGCAGGTGGCGCCGCCCTGCATCACCCATTGCACCAGCACGCGCCCCTCCTGCACGGTGAGGTCGTACGACTCCAGGAAGGGGTGCTCGCCGCTCTGGGCGCCTGCCGCAAGGGCGAAGCCGAAGCAACCGGCGGTCCACGCGATGCGCATGGCCCCAAGGTAATGCCGCAGCGGGCCGAACTTCGCGCCCATGCTCGCCCACCGCCTGCTGCGCCACGTGCTGTCCTTTTCCCTGGCCGATGCGGAGCTGCCGCCGGGCGTGGGCGTGCTGGACCCCTTCAACGGGCCGCATGCCGCCGAGGTGAAGCGCATCGTCACCGCCTTCCACCGCAAGTATTACAGCGACGACCGCCCGCGCACGCTGATGCTGGGCATCAACCCCGGCAGGCTGGGCGCAGGCAGCACGGGCCTCTCCTTCACCGACACCAAGCGCTGCGAGAGCGACCTGGGCATACCGGTGCATGGCCTGCGGACGCACGAGCCCAGCAGCGACTTCTTCTACCGCATGGTGCGCGCGGCCGGCGGAGCGGAGGCCTTCTACAGCCGGGTCTACGTGCATGCCATCTGCCCGCTGGGCTTCGTGAAGGACGGCCCCAACGGCACGGCCATCAACCTGAACTACTACGACGACAAGGCGCTGGAGATGGCCGTAACGCCCTTCGTGGAGCACTGGCTGCGCACGTTGGTGGGCTGCGGCATGCGCACCGACCTCGTGCTCATCATCGGCACCGGCAAGAACGCCGCCTACTTCAGCAAGCTGAACGAACGGCTCGGGCTCTTCGAGAGGATCATCGCACTGGAGCACCCGCGGTACGTGATGCAGTACAAGGCACGCAGCATCGACATTTACATCGACAAGTATCTGGCTGCGTTGGAAGCCCTGTGAGCGCCTACCGGATGTCCTTCACCACCTTGCCGTCCTTGATGATCACGGTGAGGTTGCGCGCGGGATCGGCCAGGAGCTCCAGGTCGTGGAGCGGGTCGCCGTTCACCAGCAGCAGGTCGGCCCAGGCGCCGGGCTCGATCACGCCCAGCTTACCGGGGTAGGGATCGCGCGCGCCGGAGAGCTTCATCAGTTCGCCGTTGTCCGCCGTGGCCATCTTCAGCACCTCGAAGGGCGTGTACCAGCGCGTCATCTTCACCAGCTGCGCCCCCTGGTTCGAGGCGCCCGTGGGGCTGTGCATCACGTCCGTGCCCCAAGCGGTCTTCACCTTGTACTTCTTCGCCAGGACATAGGCGCGGTCGGTGCCCTCGGAGACCAGCAGCTGCTTCTTGCGCGCTTCGCCGGTCTTGGGGTTGGCGTGCTCATCGTCCAGGAAGGGCTGCAGGCTCCACCACACCCCTTTTTCGGCCATCAGCTTCACCACCTCCTCATCGGCCAGCTGCCCGTGCTCGATGCACTTCACCCCGTTCTCGATGGCGAAACGGATGGCACGCGGCGTGTAAGCGTGCACGGTGACGTAGGTGCCCCAGTTCTCCGCCGCCTCCACCGCCACGCGGAACTCCTCGGGGCTGTACTGCGTCACGTCCAGCGGATCGTACACCGACGACACGCCCCCGCCGGCCATCAGCTTGATCTGCGTGGCGCCCAGCGCCAGCTGCTCGCGCACGCGCTGCCGCACGGCATCCGGCCCATCGGCGATCATGGAGATGCCCTCCTTCTCGGTGAGCGCGGGCGAGGAGCAGCAGCTGCCCACGATCTCGTGCGGCAGGCGGAAGTCGCCATGCCCGCCGGTCTGCGACACCATGGCGCCGCTGGGGTAGATGCGCGGGCCCTTCAGCAGGCCCTGGTCCACGGCCATCTTCAGGCCCTGCGTTGGGCCGCCCACATCGCGCACGGTGGTGAAGCCGCGCATCAGGGTGGCCTCGGCCTCCTTGCCGCTCACGTGGTGTATGTAGGAGGAGGGCGCCGTCATCGCCGCCAGCATGGGGATGGCAGCGATGGTGAGGTGCACGTGCGCATCGATCAGGCCGGGCATCAGGGTGCGGCCGCCGCCATCCAGTACCACCGTGCCGCGCGTGGGGTTGAGGCCCGTGCCCACCTGCGCGATCCTGCCATCCACCACCAGCACGCTGCCCGCGCGCAGTTCCGGCGCGGTGCCGTTGAAGATGCGCACGTTGGTGATGAGGAGGGAATCCTGGGCCTGGGTGGCAGAAGGCAGTGCTGTGATGGCGAGCAGCAGGCGAAGGAGGCGATGCATGAGGGCGGGTGTTCGCTCGAGATGTAGGGCCCGCTCGGGAACCTGATCCGCAGGCCGCGAAGCTGCCGCAGCGCCCCGATCGCGCACGCCCCTATCTTGGGCGCATGCCCATCGAGCGCCTCTTCGACATCCCCGGCCACCAGCTGGCCAGCTACCCCAAGGCCGATGCCATCGCCACCAAGGAGGACGGCGAATGGCGCCCCTACAGCACCCAGGAGATCATCGACATCAGCGAGCGCCTCGCCCTCGGCCTCATGGCCCTCGGCGTGCAGCCCGGCCACAAGGTGGCCATCTGCAGCGGCAACCGCAGCGAATGGGCGCTGGTGGACCAGGCCATCCTCCGCATCGGCGCCGTTACCGTGCCCATCTACCCCACCAGCAGCAAGGAGGACTACGCCTACATCCTCAAGCATGCAGGGGTCAACGTGTGCTTCAGCGCCAACGCCGAGATCCACGCCAAGGCCGCGCAGCCCGGCGGACCCGCCCACTGCTTCACCTTCGACCGCGTGGCCGGCGCGCGCCATTGGCGCGAGGCGCTGGAACTGGGCCACCCCGACCAGCTGCCCGGGCTGCGGGCCTGCGAGCTGGCGGTGAAGGGCGCCGACCTGGCCACCATCATCTACACCAGCGGCACCACGGGCAAGCCCAAGGGCGTGATGCTCACCCACCGCAACATCATCAGCAACCTCGAGGCCAGCATCGAGCGCTTCCCGGTGGACCACAAGGCCCGCGCGATCAGCTTCCTGCCGCTCTCGCACATCTACGAGCGGATGCTCATGTACATGTACATGCGCACCGGCGTCAGCATCTACTTCCAGGAATCGCTGGAGGACCTCGGCGACCGCATCCGCGAGGTGCGGCCCGACGTGTTCACCGCGGTGCCGCGGCTGCTGGAGAAGATCTTCGACAGGATCATGGCCAAGGGCGAGGCGCTCACGGGCATCAAGCGCGCCCTCTTCTTCTGGGCGGTGGAGCTGGGCTTCAAATACGACGTGCATGGCCGCAGCTGGTGGTACGATGCGCAGCTGGCCGTGGCCCGCAAGCTCATCTTCAGCAAGTGGATCGAGGCGCTGGGCGGCCGCGTGCGCGTGGTGGCCAGCGGCAGCGCCGCCCTGCAGGTGCGGCTGGCCCGCGTGTTCAACGCCGCGGGCGTGCCCGTGATGGAGGGCTACGGCCTCACCGAGAGCAGCCCGGTGATCAGCGTGAACGACCTGCGCAACGACGGCCTGCGCTTCGGCACGGTGGGGCGCCCCATCCCCGGGGTGGAGGTGCGCATCGCGCCAGACGGCGAGATCCTGGCGCGCGGCCCCAACATCATGCAGGGCTACTACAACGAGCCCGAGCTCACCCGCGAGGCGCTCGACGCCGATGGCTGGCTGCACACCGGCGACATCGGCGAGCTCACCCCCGAGGGATTCCTGCGCATCACCGACCGGAAGAAGGAGATCTTCAAGACCAGCGGCGGCAAGTACGTGGCCCCGCAGGTGCTCGAGAACCGCCTGAAGCAGTCGCGCTTCATCGAGCAGGCCATGGTGATCGGCGAGAACCGCAAGTACCCCGCCGCCCTCATCGTGCCCGACTTCGCCTTCCTGAAGGACTATTGCGCGCTCAAGGGCATCCCCTTCACGGGCAAGGAGCAGGTGGTGCAGGAGCAGCGCATCGTGGACCGCATCTTCCAGGAGGTGGAGGAGGCCAATGCCGAGCTGGGCCAGTGGGAGAAGGTGAAGAAGATCGCCCTGCTGCCGGCCGAGCTCACGATCGACGGCGGCGACCTCACCCCCAGCCTCAAGCTGCGCCGCAAGCCCATCCTGGCCAAGTACGCCGCCGTGGTGGAGCGCCTCTACGCCGAGTAGCCCCCTGCGCCCCGGCGCATGTCACCGTGGCCCCGTGCCATGACCCGCTCGTGCGCGTCCCGCTTCTACATTTACGGTCCCTTAACCTCCGCGTGATGCTCCGTTCACTGCTGCCAGTGCTCCTGGCCCTCCCCCTGCTGCTCACCGCCTGCCGCAAGGAGCCCGGCGAAGGCGGCCGCGCCGAGATCCGCGGCTTCGTGTACGAGCAGCGCTACGGCGCCTCCAGCGGCAACCCCCAGGGCGACCCCTACCCGCTGGCGGAGGCGCGCGTCTACATCATCTATGGCGACGGCCAGTATGCCGATGACGACACCCGCACCGGGCCCAACGGCGAGTTCCGCTTCGCCTGGCTGCGCCAGGGCGACTACCGCATCTACGTGATCAGTGAGTGCAACGCCTACATCAACTGCACCGAGGGCATCTACCTCAACACCGAGGTCACCAGCCGCAAGGATGTGGTGAACGTGGGCCGCATCACCGTGCGCAACTACTGAGGATGCGCGGCCGCTCCCTGCTGATCACCGCCCTGCTGCTGGCGGCCCTCTCGGCCTCCGCGCAGGAGCCGCTGCGCCCGGAGCGCCGCCAGGAGCTCTGGCTCTCGGTGGCCGCCACCGGGCGCCTGCCGGGATTCCTGAAGGACCCCCTCGGCGACCGCTACAAGCGCTTCCGCCTGCGCGCCGAGCTCGGCTACCGCAGCGCCGACGTCTTCTTCGCCGGCCGCCAGACCTACCTGGACGTGAACCTGCGGTACAAGGCGGCCAGCTGGCTCAACGTGGCCTTCGAGCACCGCTTCGCCGCCCGCTCCGCGCAGACCGGCCTGCGCCACCGCAGCATCCTGCAGGCCGAGGCCAGCCACGAGATCGACCGCTTCACCGGCGAGTACCGCTTCGTGTACCAGCACACCTACATCCCCTTCGGCGGCCAGCGCGAGGTGCTGCGCAACCGCTTCCGCCTCGGCTACGACTTCCGCAAGTGGAAGCTCGACCCCGAGGTGAGCGTGGAGTTCTTCACCTGGGCCGGCTACAAGGGCTGGAGCTACTTCGGCACCCGCTGGTCCGTGGGTACCTCCTACGCCTTCTCCAAGGCGCACAGCCTCTCGGCCGCACTGGTGCACGACCGCGAGCGCGACATCGCCTGGCCCACCCACCGCTGGATCGCCTCGGTGACCTATGGGCTCAGCCTGCGCGATCTTTGAGGCGTGAAACGCCCGCTGCTCATCCGCCTGGCCGCCTTCGCCGCCATCACCGCCGCACTCATCGGCGCCGCCTACCTCATCATCCGCCCCTCCGATGCGCTGCCCGTGTTCCACCCCCGGCAGCTCGATCCGCGCCTGGTGGACCCCGCCGTGCGCAAGCACGAGGGCGAGCACCGCATCAGCGACTTCTCCCTGGTGGACCAGCAGGGGCGCACCGTCACCCTGGCCGATGCCGAGGGCCGCATCATCGTGGCCGACTTCTTCTTCACCACCTGCGCCACCATCTGCCCCAAGATGACCGCCAACCTCGAGCGCGTGCAGGAGGCCTTCCGCCAAGAGCCGCGCCTGCTCATCCTCTCCCACTCGGTGACCCCCGAGATGGACAGCGTGCCCGTGCTCGCCGACTACGCCGCACTGCACGGCGCCGACCCCGAGCGGTGGCGCTTCCTCACCGGCGACCGCGCACAGATCTACGCCCTGGCCCGCCGCAGCTACTTCGCCTGCCTCGATGAGGGCGACGGCGGCGCGCAGGACTTCGTGCACACCGAGAACTTCGTGCTGGTGGACCCCCTGCGGCGCATCCGTGGCTTCTACGACGGCACCCGGGCCGACGAGGTGGACCGCCTCATCGGCGACATCGGCCGGCTGCTGCAGGAGCAGCCGGAGCACCGCAACTGAGCCGCGGCAGCCCGCGCTCCGGGGCGGCCGCCTACTTTTCGGCCATGCGCAAGCTGCTCGACCGCTACTACGGCACCCTGCGGAAGCTCAAGGCGAGCTACGTGCTGCTCAACCTCTTCAACCTGCGGCGCCTGGCCCACACGCGGCGCATGTACCGCAAGTACGGCGTGCACCGCAGCGTGCTGCTGCCCATCAACAGCGCCCACATGCCCCAGGGGCCCGTGGAGACGCCCTGGCTCGACGGGCCCGACGCTGCGCAGCGCCTGGCCGCCGCCCCGGGCCTGCACGCCTTTCCACCGGACGTGCAGCAGGCCCTGCTCCGCTGGCCGCACGACGGCTATGTGGTGCTGCGCGGCCTCTTCAGCGCCGAGGAGGTGGCCGCCATCAACGCCGAGGTGGACCGCCTGATCCGCGACAAGGTGGTCGACTTCAACTTCACCGGCCGCAAGATCATGTTCGCCTTCCGCCACAGCGAGCTGCTGCGCCGCGCCACGCACGACCGCCGCATCCTCGACGTGATGGACTTCCTCCTCGGCCGCAAGGTGCGCGTCTTCCAGAGCATCAACTTCCTCACCGGCAGCGAGCAGCGCGCCCACAGCGACAGCATCCACATGACCACCCACCCGCTCGGCTACATGATCGCCGCGTGGATCGCCCTGGAGCCCATCACCGCCGACAATGGCTGCCTCGTGTACCACCCCGGCAGCCACAGGCTCCCCTACCTGCTCAACGACGGCTACGACCACGGCGGCAACCGCTACGTGATCGGCGACGATGCCTACGCCCGCTACGAGGAGGCCATCGCGCAGGCCATCCGGCAGGGCGGCTTCCCCGCCACCGAATTCCACGCCCAGCCCGGCGATGTGCTGCTCTGGCACGCCAACCTGCTGCACGGCGGCAAGCCCATGGCCACCCCGCACGCCAGCCGCAAGAGCATGGTCATCCACTGCTTCGCCCAGGATGTGCTCTGCTACCACGAGCTCACCCAGCGCCCGGCCATGATGGACGAGGACGGGCACTGAGGGCGCTGCATTGAACCGGAGCCTGGCCTGAGCCTGAGGTGCAGTTCCCCTGGGCAGCTTGTCCGGCAACGGCAGGTTCTCAACACGCCTTGCATATCCGGTGCGGGCCGATTACATTCGATTGCCCCAAACCCTACCACCATGTTCACGGTTCACGGGCGCTGGCTGGCTGCAGCGCTGCTGATCATGGCCGCCGCTGAAGGCGCTGCCCAGCTCACCGTCAGCCTGGCGCCCTCGGACTACAACGGCTACGGCATCTCCTGCTTCGGGCTGAAGGACGGGGCCATCAACGCCACGGTTTCCGGCGGCA
Protein-coding regions in this window:
- a CDS encoding zinc metallopeptidase, yielding MMGAYLIGMVIMAVSWLVSQQLKSRFEKYSRTPLANGMSGREVAERMLRDHGISGVRVVSVPGALTDHYNPANRTVNLSEPVYHARNAAAAAVAAHECGHAVQHATAYRWLTMRSKLVPVVSVASQWMQWVLLGGILLLNTFPQLLLAGIVLFAMTTLFSIITLPVEYDASNRALAWIKRNGIVTAGEYALSADALKWAARTYVVAAIGSIATLLYYVMIFMGRRRD
- a CDS encoding DUF853 family protein; protein product: MSDRDEFIRAISEGNAFKGGSIELGGALFHGEVPPGCTVKVPLRTMNRHGLICGATGSGKTKTLQVLAEQLSLHGVPSLLMDVKGDLSGIAAPGAGNEKIEARHAKLGIPYAPQGLPVELLSLSKEPGARLRATVSEFGPVLLGRILELNDTQQSVLALVFKYCDDHGLPLLDLKDLRRVLQFVTDEGKEEIRKVYGQVSGSTVNIILRKLIEIEQQGADRFFGERSFDVNDLLELRDGKGVVHIVRLTDIQDRPRLFSTFMLCLLAEIYSTFPEVGDPDKPKLVLFIDEAHLIFSTATKALLEQIETIIKLIRSKGVGVYFCTQDPSDVPESVLGQLGLKVQHALRAFTAKDRTTIRKTAQNYPITPFYDVEELITSLGIGEALVTALSEKGTPTPLAHTLLRAPVSRMDVLSPLEIDGLVARSALARTYNEEIDRESAFELLEKRMQGREADAPAPPEPKRAAKPEPGTLEKMTKNPMARQVGNTIVRELTRGLLGVLGIRTTARRRRY
- a CDS encoding DoxX family protein, which produces MLLNSEPISEDFGYLFLRLTAGGTMLWQHGWPKLMHFSERMDSFADPFGLGSAISLVLIILAEVLCAALVVLGLWTRLAVIPLIIGMAVIAFMVKGDASFGEKELALVYLFAFVALLFTGSGRFAVDRISFK
- a CDS encoding tetratricopeptide repeat protein — protein: MRTLTAPLLLAASALCAQADQPMLAGMTAMRQQDHTAAEQAFSKAVAAAPADLKAWYYRAVNRIGMGDLDGALQDLDQALAIDPLDAHSLLRRAEVRSRQGADLAATADLRRVLAARPTGPAAEHALLHLGHFAMGRRDYAEARALYDRLIAIAPYNAFGWCDRGIALAAMHQHDEALDDLDRAVELDPTLDQAHVQRALVLFRMDRKQEACAALHQAHDLGDRSVEEMLLIHCE
- a CDS encoding T9SS type A sorting domain-containing protein, whose translation is MRIAWTAGCFGFALAAGAQSGEHPFLESYDLTVQEGRVLVQWVMQGGATCDGSAVERSTDGERFETVHRLEGLCGDPAVPVPYSWADADPPELSTLHYRIAFAAEGRSSVKRVRFDQLNRSTHRLYPSPTAGPCSLLLRVPESARVDLRIFDAQGRPVMERRGAAGRLHAIDLTGHAAGLYTVVAVAEGQRFDARVVKE
- a CDS encoding DUF4918 family protein, which gives rise to MLAHRLLRHVLSFSLADAELPPGVGVLDPFNGPHAAEVKRIVTAFHRKYYSDDRPRTLMLGINPGRLGAGSTGLSFTDTKRCESDLGIPVHGLRTHEPSSDFFYRMVRAAGGAEAFYSRVYVHAICPLGFVKDGPNGTAINLNYYDDKALEMAVTPFVEHWLRTLVGCGMRTDLVLIIGTGKNAAYFSKLNERLGLFERIIALEHPRYVMQYKARSIDIYIDKYLAALEAL
- a CDS encoding amidohydrolase family protein, whose protein sequence is MHRLLRLLLAITALPSATQAQDSLLITNVRIFNGTAPELRAGSVLVVDGRIAQVGTGLNPTRGTVVLDGGGRTLMPGLIDAHVHLTIAAIPMLAAMTAPSSYIHHVSGKEAEATLMRGFTTVRDVGGPTQGLKMAVDQGLLKGPRIYPSGAMVSQTGGHGDFRLPHEIVGSCCSSPALTEKEGISMIADGPDAVRQRVREQLALGATQIKLMAGGGVSSVYDPLDVTQYSPEEFRVAVEAAENWGTYVTVHAYTPRAIRFAIENGVKCIEHGQLADEEVVKLMAEKGVWWSLQPFLDDEHANPKTGEARKKQLLVSEGTDRAYVLAKKYKVKTAWGTDVMHSPTGASNQGAQLVKMTRWYTPFEVLKMATADNGELMKLSGARDPYPGKLGVIEPGAWADLLLVNGDPLHDLELLADPARNLTVIIKDGKVVKDIR